One Amycolatopsis thermophila DNA segment encodes these proteins:
- a CDS encoding CBS domain-containing protein → MPRPTVGDLMTHPVVSVVKTMPFKNLVALLARHRIGAVPVVDEQDRPIGVVSETDLLAKEAQRGDRMPSAFARARRWRWWGKSRAVTAETVMTRRVAVIGQDEPVPVAAHRLVHEDLRRLYVVDGAGVLVGVLARRDVLRVFLRPDDEIARTVEQEVLARCRWAEAGQARAEVADGVVTLTGSAGRRSEADRVARLTEAIPGVVAVVNQVRFTVDDRLPGRP, encoded by the coding sequence GTGCCCAGACCGACCGTCGGCGACCTGATGACCCACCCCGTCGTGTCCGTGGTCAAGACGATGCCGTTCAAGAACCTCGTCGCGCTCCTGGCCCGGCACCGGATCGGCGCGGTGCCGGTGGTCGACGAGCAGGACCGGCCGATCGGCGTGGTGTCGGAGACGGACCTGCTCGCCAAGGAGGCACAGCGCGGTGACCGCATGCCCTCGGCCTTCGCGCGCGCCCGGCGGTGGCGCTGGTGGGGCAAGTCGCGGGCGGTGACCGCGGAAACCGTGATGACCCGGCGCGTGGCGGTGATCGGGCAGGACGAACCGGTTCCCGTGGCCGCGCACCGCCTGGTGCACGAGGACCTGCGGCGCCTCTACGTCGTCGACGGCGCCGGGGTGCTCGTCGGCGTGCTCGCCCGGCGGGACGTGCTGCGCGTGTTCCTGCGGCCGGACGACGAGATCGCCCGCACCGTCGAGCAGGAGGTGCTCGCCCGGTGCCGGTGGGCCGAGGCCGGCCAGGCCCGCGCCGAAGTCGCCGACGGCGTCGTGACACTCACCGGCTCCGCCGGCCGGCGGAGTGAAGCCGATCGCGTGGCCCGCCTGACCGAGGCGATCCCCGGTGTGGTGGCCGTCGTGAACCAGGTGCGCTTCACCGTGGACGACCGGCTTCCCGGACGGCCCTGA
- a CDS encoding NAD(P)-dependent alcohol dehydrogenase: MRAWRLQAWKSDPELVEVDQPRPGPGQVVIRIGGAGACHSDLHLMREFDAGQLPWGPPFTLGHENAGWVHETGDGVTGLQVGTPVAVHGPWGCGTCSRCLAGLDPYCENPEAAPVAGGGGGLGLDGGMAEFMIVPAARHLVPLPDGLDPVTAAPLTDAALTPYHAVRRSWGKLSPGSTAVVIGIGGLGHLAVQILKATTAARIVAVDTRGEALDLAGRAGADLLVPAGERAAEEIRRGTGGRGADAIFDCVGTDRTLALGVACGRMLGDLTIIGLGGGAVPVSFFGVPYELSVQSTYWGSRPELVEVLDLAARGLLNTATTTFPLTDALEAYRQMEAGSLVGRAVVVP, encoded by the coding sequence ATGCGGGCATGGCGGTTGCAGGCCTGGAAATCGGACCCGGAGCTGGTCGAGGTCGACCAGCCCCGTCCCGGACCCGGCCAGGTGGTCATCCGGATCGGCGGCGCCGGCGCGTGCCACTCGGACCTGCATCTGATGCGGGAGTTCGACGCGGGACAGCTGCCGTGGGGACCCCCGTTCACCCTGGGCCACGAGAACGCGGGCTGGGTGCACGAAACCGGCGACGGCGTCACCGGTCTGCAGGTGGGGACACCGGTGGCGGTGCACGGGCCGTGGGGCTGCGGGACCTGTTCCCGGTGCCTGGCCGGCCTGGACCCCTACTGCGAGAACCCGGAGGCCGCACCCGTGGCCGGCGGTGGCGGGGGACTGGGGCTGGACGGCGGCATGGCCGAGTTCATGATCGTCCCCGCCGCCCGGCACCTCGTGCCGCTGCCCGACGGACTCGACCCGGTCACCGCGGCGCCCCTGACCGACGCGGCCCTCACGCCCTACCACGCGGTGCGCCGGTCGTGGGGCAAGCTGTCGCCGGGCAGCACCGCGGTCGTCATCGGCATCGGCGGCCTCGGGCATCTGGCCGTGCAGATCCTGAAGGCCACCACGGCGGCGCGCATCGTCGCCGTCGACACCCGCGGCGAGGCGCTGGACCTCGCCGGGCGGGCGGGCGCCGACCTGCTGGTGCCGGCGGGGGAGCGGGCGGCCGAGGAGATCCGCCGCGGCACCGGCGGCCGCGGCGCCGACGCGATCTTCGACTGCGTCGGCACCGACCGGACCCTCGCCCTCGGTGTCGCTTGTGGACGCATGCTCGGCGACCTGACCATCATCGGCCTGGGCGGCGGAGCCGTGCCGGTGTCGTTCTTCGGCGTCCCGTACGAACTGTCGGTGCAATCCACCTACTGGGGCAGCCGCCCGGAACTCGTCGAGGTCCTCGACCTCGCCGCCCGCGGCCTGCTGAACACCGCGACCACCACTTTCCCCCTGACCGACGCGCTGGAGGCCTACCGGCAGATGGAAGCCGGGAGCCTCGTCGGCCGCGCCGTCGTCGTGCCCTGA
- a CDS encoding universal stress protein, whose translation MTGIVVGVDGSAGSAAALRWAVSEAARSDREVVAVNAWTYPGTGMTADEVRDARRRALGELADQVRDEGPGVKIRTEVVEGDPVDVLLSTADGAAMLVVGRYGYGRISRALLGSVGAQCVRRAQCPVVIIPAARGDRHPLAAMEAVPRPIL comes from the coding sequence ATGACCGGGATCGTGGTGGGAGTGGACGGCTCGGCGGGCAGCGCCGCGGCACTGCGATGGGCGGTGAGTGAGGCGGCGCGGTCCGACCGGGAGGTCGTCGCGGTCAACGCCTGGACCTACCCGGGCACCGGGATGACGGCCGACGAGGTGCGTGACGCGCGTCGGCGGGCGCTCGGCGAGCTGGCCGACCAGGTGCGCGACGAGGGACCGGGTGTGAAGATCCGCACGGAGGTCGTCGAAGGCGATCCCGTGGACGTGCTGTTGTCCACAGCGGACGGAGCGGCGATGCTGGTGGTCGGCAGGTACGGCTACGGGCGGATCTCCCGGGCCCTGCTCGGTTCCGTGGGGGCCCAGTGCGTGCGCCGCGCGCAGTGCCCGGTCGTGATCATCCCGGCCGCGCGCGGCGACCGGCACCCGCTGGCCGCGATGGAGGCCGTGCCGCGCCCGATCCTCTGA
- a CDS encoding universal stress protein, with product MTTPTGAIVVGVDGSEASAAAVRWAAAGAVRHHERLHIVHGFAPFAGLYGAGMPVLHSVYDDFVTSAKDLLADAVRTAHDTVGETLEVTTAMPQDPPSAVLIEASRSARMVVLGASGSGRVTGVLAGSTAVQVVSHAHCPVVIVRGRRGAVNGPVVVGVDGSPLSDRALGAAFDEACRRSVPLVAVHAWSDEDLTGPFGVFSLAVDWEEVRQDNERLLAERLAARQAEYPGVKVERVVVRDRPRHQLIDWSRQAQLVVVGSRGRGGFTGLLLGSTSQALIHHADCPVMVVRPDGG from the coding sequence ATGACCACCCCGACCGGAGCGATCGTCGTCGGTGTCGACGGCTCGGAAGCGTCTGCCGCCGCGGTGCGTTGGGCGGCCGCCGGCGCGGTGCGGCACCACGAGCGCCTGCACATCGTGCACGGCTTCGCCCCCTTCGCCGGGCTCTACGGCGCCGGGATGCCCGTGCTGCACAGCGTGTACGACGACTTCGTGACCAGCGCGAAGGACCTGCTGGCCGATGCGGTCCGGACCGCCCACGACACGGTCGGGGAGACCCTCGAGGTCACGACGGCCATGCCGCAGGACCCGCCGTCGGCCGTCCTGATCGAGGCCTCCCGGTCCGCGCGGATGGTGGTGCTGGGCGCGTCCGGCTCCGGCCGCGTCACCGGCGTGCTGGCCGGGTCCACCGCGGTGCAGGTCGTCTCGCACGCGCACTGCCCGGTCGTGATCGTGCGGGGACGGCGCGGGGCGGTCAACGGCCCGGTGGTAGTCGGCGTCGACGGCAGCCCGCTCAGCGACCGCGCCCTGGGCGCGGCGTTCGACGAGGCCTGCCGGCGCAGCGTGCCGCTGGTGGCGGTGCACGCCTGGAGCGACGAGGACCTGACCGGCCCGTTCGGGGTGTTTTCCCTGGCCGTCGACTGGGAGGAGGTCCGGCAGGACAACGAGCGCCTGCTGGCCGAGCGGCTGGCGGCCCGGCAGGCGGAGTACCCCGGTGTCAAGGTGGAGCGCGTGGTCGTGCGCGACCGGCCCCGGCACCAGCTGATCGACTGGAGCCGGCAGGCGCAACTGGTCGTCGTCGGCAGCCGCGGCCGGGGCGGGTTCACCGGGCTGCTGCTCGGCTCGACCAGCCAGGCACTGATCCACCACGCCGACTGCCCGGTGATGGTGGTCCGCCCGGACGGCGGGTGA